A region of Streptomyces sp. TG1A-60 DNA encodes the following proteins:
- a CDS encoding alcohol dehydrogenase catalytic domain-containing protein, producing the protein MKAAVIPEVNGRWELREVPTPEPGPGEVLMRVRASGVCVNDVLATTGAIRFPSVNPAITGHEPAGEVVAVGPGVTTRRVGDRVGTHWVRAACGRCDYCRLGLPVTGQAAFACAAPTTTGFSVQGGHAEYMVVGADETVLLPDGLAFESAAPMLCAGYTGWSALRAGQPEPHERVAVLGIGAVGHLAVQFAHACGLETIAMTRSPDKRDVARRLGADEVVANGAELRAAGGADVILATAKSYPAAAEAMTGLRPGGRLVLSGIDPTDPFTVPPASRGLPFIGMRLQVIGSTHNGPQYLREALDLAATGKVTPMVETFPKEEVATAVDRVAKGSVRFRAVVTY; encoded by the coding sequence ATGAAGGCAGCCGTGATACCCGAGGTCAACGGCAGGTGGGAACTGCGCGAGGTGCCTACTCCGGAGCCGGGGCCCGGCGAGGTGCTGATGCGGGTGCGCGCCTCCGGCGTATGCGTCAACGACGTCTTGGCCACCACCGGGGCGATCCGGTTCCCTTCGGTCAACCCTGCGATCACCGGGCACGAGCCTGCGGGCGAGGTCGTCGCGGTCGGGCCGGGGGTCACCACGCGCCGCGTCGGCGACCGGGTGGGCACCCACTGGGTCCGGGCCGCCTGTGGACGGTGCGACTACTGCCGTCTGGGGCTGCCGGTGACCGGGCAGGCCGCCTTCGCGTGCGCGGCACCCACCACGACCGGTTTCAGCGTGCAGGGCGGGCACGCCGAGTACATGGTCGTGGGCGCCGACGAGACCGTGCTCCTGCCCGACGGGCTCGCCTTCGAGTCGGCCGCGCCCATGTTGTGCGCGGGCTACACGGGCTGGTCCGCCCTGCGCGCCGGGCAGCCTGAGCCGCACGAGCGGGTCGCCGTGCTTGGCATCGGCGCGGTGGGCCATCTGGCGGTGCAGTTCGCGCACGCCTGCGGCCTCGAGACGATCGCGATGACGCGCTCGCCGGACAAACGCGACGTGGCACGGCGGCTGGGCGCGGACGAGGTCGTGGCGAACGGCGCCGAGCTGCGCGCAGCGGGCGGCGCCGACGTCATCCTGGCGACCGCCAAGTCGTATCCGGCCGCGGCGGAGGCGATGACGGGCCTGCGGCCCGGCGGACGACTGGTCCTGTCGGGCATCGACCCCACCGACCCCTTCACCGTCCCGCCCGCCAGCAGGGGCCTTCCGTTCATCGGCATGCGGCTCCAGGTGATCGGGTCCACCCACAACGGGCCGCAGTACCTCCGGGAGGCCCTCGACCTCGCCGCCACGGGAAAGGTCACCCCCATGGTCGAGACGTTCCCGAAGGAGGAGGTGGCCACCGCGGTCGACAGGGTCGCCAAGGGCTCCGTCCGCTTCCGTGCCGTGGTCACCTATTAA
- a CDS encoding carbohydrate-binding protein: MDANHAGYSGTGFCNTDSASGAAARFTVEAAGSGTATVKIRYANGGSSDRPADIVVNGARAQSISFKATGAWADWATATVTLRLKAGDNAISLTATGSDGLPNIDYLDVTPGAA; this comes from the coding sequence ATCGACGCCAACCACGCCGGATACTCCGGGACCGGATTCTGCAACACCGACAGTGCCTCCGGTGCGGCCGCGCGGTTCACTGTCGAAGCCGCCGGTTCCGGCACGGCCACGGTGAAGATCCGCTACGCCAACGGTGGCTCGTCCGACCGACCTGCCGACATCGTCGTCAACGGCGCGAGGGCGCAGTCCATCTCGTTCAAGGCCACCGGAGCGTGGGCGGACTGGGCGACCGCGACGGTCACCCTGCGGCTGAAGGCGGGCGACAACGCGATCTCGTTGACCGCGACCGGTTCCGACGGCCTGCCGAACATCGACTACCTGGACGTCACGCCCGGTGCCGCCTGA
- a CDS encoding helix-turn-helix transcriptional regulator: MRSHVREYRLERRISQAELAEAVGVSRQTINAIETGRYLPSLPLAFALAGFFGTVIEQLFTPSEGDA; encoded by the coding sequence GTGCGAAGCCATGTGCGGGAGTACCGACTCGAGCGACGGATCTCTCAGGCCGAGCTGGCTGAGGCCGTGGGTGTGTCGCGGCAGACCATCAACGCCATCGAGACCGGGCGCTATCTCCCCTCGCTCCCGCTCGCGTTCGCGCTGGCCGGCTTCTTCGGCACGGTCATCGAGCAGCTGTTCACACCGAGCGAAGGTGACGCGTGA
- a CDS encoding transposase family protein — MAKDSGCDVLLDGTLIHTRRRSGRANRKNYSGKHKAHGLLFLALTDAKGRLLWISPARRGACSEITAARYEKLCARLRELELAAVADLGFVGLDEGTEEQPAVITGFKASGGKRLSSPKKVVNRLVSSLRASVEHGFASLKTFRILTKVRMHPRHATALVRALLVLTHHQVAR; from the coding sequence GTGGCCAAGGACAGCGGCTGCGATGTCCTGCTGGACGGGACGCTGATCCACACCCGGCGGCGCAGTGGGCGGGCGAACCGGAAGAACTACTCGGGGAAGCACAAGGCGCATGGCCTGCTGTTTCTCGCCCTGACCGATGCGAAGGGGCGGCTTTTGTGGATCTCCCCGGCCCGCCGCGGCGCCTGCAGCGAGATCACGGCGGCCCGCTACGAGAAGCTGTGCGCGCGACTGCGCGAGCTGGAGCTTGCAGCGGTGGCCGACCTGGGGTTCGTCGGTCTGGACGAGGGGACCGAGGAACAGCCGGCGGTCATCACGGGGTTCAAGGCGAGCGGCGGCAAGCGCCTGTCGTCACCGAAGAAGGTCGTGAACCGGCTGGTCAGCAGCCTGCGGGCGTCGGTCGAGCACGGCTTCGCGAGCCTGAAGACCTTCCGGATCCTGACCAAGGTGCGCATGCATCCGCGGCACGCGACCGCGCTGGTGCGGGCCCTGCTGGTGCTGACGCACCACCAGGTGGCTCGGTGA
- a CDS encoding transposase family protein, translating into MNKKTSPAEGDTGLVCSVRLPLSSATVNRVADLIRAHRRQIRSRWRKLDAGQIALIVLAHLRNDERLADLAGGNAVSASTVRRWVLEVLGLLAARSPAWTARWPRWPRTAAAMSCWTGR; encoded by the coding sequence GTGAACAAGAAGACCAGCCCCGCCGAGGGCGACACCGGCCTTGTCTGCTCCGTCCGCCTGCCGCTGTCCAGCGCGACCGTCAACCGCGTGGCCGACCTGATCCGCGCCCACCGCAGACAGATCCGCTCCCGGTGGCGCAAGCTCGACGCCGGGCAGATAGCGCTGATCGTGCTGGCCCACCTGCGCAACGACGAGCGCCTGGCCGACCTGGCCGGCGGGAACGCGGTCTCGGCCTCCACGGTGCGGCGCTGGGTGCTGGAGGTGCTCGGCCTGCTGGCCGCACGTTCCCCCGCCTGGACCGCGCGCTGGCCAAGGTGGCCAAGGACAGCGGCTGCGATGTCCTGCTGGACGGGACGCTGA
- a CDS encoding winged-helix domain-containing protein, translating into MCRVGYREDAEAGHPDAAAWQQALEEATGGTPGAAGQLLIPHHGPDTGTDDLPADYQKIMEIVAGGDSPLQAKDVARELGLDAVPAMAEPVRGKLRKLAERGWITRTPAGRYLPR; encoded by the coding sequence GTGTGTCGAGTTGGATACCGGGAGGATGCCGAGGCCGGGCACCCTGACGCCGCGGCCTGGCAGCAGGCCCTGGAAGAGGCCACCGGCGGCACGCCCGGAGCCGCCGGCCAGCTGCTGATTCCCCACCACGGCCCCGACACCGGCACGGACGACCTGCCCGCCGACTACCAGAAGATCATGGAGATCGTCGCGGGCGGCGACAGCCCGCTGCAGGCCAAGGACGTGGCCCGCGAGCTGGGACTGGATGCGGTGCCGGCGATGGCGGAGCCGGTGCGCGGGAAGCTGCGCAAGCTGGCCGAGCGCGGCTGGATCACCCGCACCCCCGCCGGACGCTACCTGCCCCGTTAA
- a CDS encoding serine/threonine-protein kinase — translation MEPLRDDDPRSVGGYTLVCRLGSGGMGQVYLGESAAGFQVAVKVIKPSVLDEDGRARFLLEVDSLKTVYGPFIASFVAADAHADRPWLVVEFVAGPDLLTYVSGHGPLPLVETASLGALLAEGLGTVHEAGLLHRDLKPQNILLSSYGPKVIDFGLAVLAERRSTLTATGVVVGSVLCMPPEQARGEHQLDHPADVYGLGAVLLYAATGHYPYTGPSWQAVALRIEDPATPPDLSGLPSELVPLVSAMLALDPADRPTLEQVTQRLVGVIADRGLTAAQAKRRLTDRTPAVELPEPSTTNDLPEGWTGYTPTVVDVASREDDEAQWGERSDAEHDAEPDDYWSAAPSDAPPAEVPVPSAASAPGDAASARTGVRPSAPLRIAEQLRAAYAREARF, via the coding sequence GTGGAGCCACTGAGGGACGACGACCCGCGGAGCGTCGGCGGATACACCCTGGTGTGCCGGCTCGGCTCGGGCGGGATGGGCCAGGTCTATCTCGGTGAGTCGGCCGCCGGTTTCCAGGTCGCCGTCAAGGTCATCAAGCCGTCGGTGCTCGACGAGGACGGCAGGGCGCGTTTCCTGCTCGAAGTGGACAGCCTCAAGACGGTGTACGGGCCGTTCATCGCGTCGTTCGTCGCGGCGGACGCCCATGCGGACAGGCCTTGGCTGGTGGTCGAGTTCGTCGCCGGTCCCGACCTGCTGACGTATGTGAGCGGGCACGGGCCGCTGCCGCTCGTCGAGACCGCCAGTCTCGGCGCTCTGCTCGCCGAGGGGCTCGGCACGGTGCACGAGGCCGGGCTGCTGCACCGTGACCTCAAGCCGCAGAACATCCTCCTCTCCTCCTACGGCCCCAAGGTGATCGACTTCGGTCTGGCCGTGCTCGCGGAGCGGCGCTCCACCCTGACCGCGACCGGCGTGGTGGTCGGCTCGGTCCTGTGCATGCCGCCGGAGCAGGCCCGGGGCGAACACCAGCTCGACCACCCGGCCGACGTCTACGGTCTCGGCGCCGTCCTGCTGTACGCCGCCACCGGCCACTACCCCTACACCGGGCCCAGTTGGCAGGCGGTCGCGCTCAGGATCGAGGACCCGGCCACTCCGCCCGACCTGAGTGGCCTGCCGTCCGAGCTCGTGCCGCTGGTCTCCGCGATGCTCGCGCTCGACCCCGCCGACCGACCGACGCTGGAGCAGGTCACCCAGCGGTTGGTGGGCGTCATCGCCGACCGTGGCCTGACCGCTGCCCAGGCCAAGCGCCGGCTGACCGACCGCACCCCCGCTGTCGAACTGCCCGAGCCGTCCACGACGAATGACCTCCCGGAGGGGTGGACCGGCTACACGCCGACCGTCGTGGACGTGGCATCGCGGGAGGACGACGAGGCGCAGTGGGGCGAGCGGTCCGACGCCGAGCACGATGCCGAACCGGACGACTACTGGTCCGCTGCCCCGTCCGATGCCCCGCCTGCCGAGGTTCCGGTGCCGTCGGCCGCTTCGGCGCCGGGAGACGCCGCCTCCGCGCGCACCGGCGTCCGTCCCTCCGCACCGCTGCGGATCGCCGAGCAGCTGCGGGCGGCCTACGCGCGGGAGGCGCGTTTCTGA
- a CDS encoding SNF2-related protein: MTTAGTMEGTPVAQQGETRYPPGAQILVRDEEWLVRTAVRAGHPDDGDQIEAIGVSEFVRDEEAVFFTGIDKVELLEPEKTLLVPDTSSYFRRGRLFLEAVLRKTPLPQSERGLALTDRFLLDPLPYQQRPAELALSMRNLRPRILIADVVGLGKTLEIGLTLAELIRRGRGERILVVTPQSVLEQFQHELWTRFSIPLVRLDSLGIQRIQREIPAGRNPFTHYKRVIISVDTLKNIGQYRHHLERIQWDAVVIDESHNLINQGSQRRALAETLAPRTDALLLASATPHNGDKRSFADLITLLDPAAIADPDHYDPAADLGHLFIRRTKISPEVRNGIGTEWADRGPTRSLHCAATEAEEKIFAELTEHWLPAPSGSTEFGTADQDPGGSVSTDPLFAYNVLKTFLSSHVALAETVTRRIAALEERVRKAGEKGLRPDPAIGPEQAALARLRALTASMGDGTAQGDSAKLDALVEQLREIGVGPRSDTRVVVFSERVPTLKWLAKVVPPRLGFRADKADKGVVKAVRVMHGGLSEEEQRLCREAFGLAGDPVRLLFTGDVASEGVNLHRQCHQLIHYDIPWSLIRIEQRNGRIDRYGQRHEPQFRALILTSSQPGAKDDRTVAEKLLAREEEAHKLNGTAEAETGYYRADEEERRLIRELVEGGTVEDFLASAPAADDTDLAGLFGQVDTITEEELPPRAEVPSLFGGDTAAFVNTAFAELYADRAEDAIGLSYAEDAKRRPSFSLSPDKAPDLLRRLKALPPSYLKEQGVAERMILTFDRELAQDKLTEAREATDSMWPTVSHLSDIHPVVEWLTDKVLVQFGRQEAPVITSPHVTHPTFLIQGIYSNALGRPTVVRWMAVSSEPGAPVEPMTDALAAARVGPALARTGGPRDLARLQSLVPAVVAAARDHLEKYKAEWAEQISGPLTEYRDRLKEWRQDSLPGASARRERQIEETADEQAHLLEQLNTTGLPLLRVLAVLDKPAPDGALPEAPGGEECGEGEPT; the protein is encoded by the coding sequence ATGACGACGGCAGGGACGATGGAGGGGACACCGGTGGCACAGCAGGGGGAGACCCGGTATCCGCCCGGCGCGCAGATTCTCGTACGGGACGAGGAGTGGCTGGTCAGGACCGCTGTTCGGGCCGGCCATCCGGACGACGGTGACCAGATCGAGGCGATCGGTGTCTCGGAGTTCGTCCGGGACGAGGAGGCCGTCTTCTTCACCGGGATCGACAAGGTCGAGCTCCTGGAGCCGGAGAAGACGCTTCTGGTGCCCGACACCTCCTCCTACTTCCGCCGGGGCCGGCTGTTCCTCGAAGCGGTTCTGCGCAAGACGCCGCTGCCGCAGTCCGAGCGCGGTCTCGCCCTGACCGACCGTTTCCTCCTGGACCCGCTTCCCTACCAGCAGCGCCCGGCGGAACTCGCCCTCTCGATGCGCAACCTCCGTCCGCGCATCCTGATCGCCGACGTCGTCGGCCTGGGCAAGACGCTGGAGATCGGGCTGACCCTCGCCGAGCTGATCCGGCGCGGCCGGGGCGAGCGCATCCTGGTGGTCACCCCGCAGAGCGTTCTGGAGCAGTTCCAGCACGAGCTGTGGACCCGTTTCTCGATTCCGCTGGTGCGGCTCGACTCCCTGGGCATCCAGCGCATCCAGCGGGAGATCCCCGCCGGCCGCAACCCCTTCACGCACTACAAGCGCGTCATCATCTCCGTCGACACGCTGAAGAACATCGGCCAGTACCGGCACCACCTGGAGCGTATCCAGTGGGACGCCGTCGTCATCGACGAGTCGCACAACCTGATCAACCAGGGCAGTCAGCGCCGCGCCCTCGCCGAGACCCTCGCCCCGCGCACGGACGCCCTGCTGCTGGCCAGCGCCACCCCGCACAACGGTGACAAGCGGTCCTTCGCCGATCTCATCACCCTCCTCGACCCGGCGGCGATCGCCGACCCGGACCACTACGACCCGGCCGCCGACCTCGGCCATCTCTTCATCCGCCGTACGAAGATCAGCCCCGAGGTCCGCAACGGCATCGGCACCGAGTGGGCGGACCGGGGCCCCACCAGGTCCCTGCACTGTGCCGCCACCGAGGCCGAGGAGAAGATCTTCGCGGAGCTGACCGAGCACTGGCTGCCCGCGCCGTCCGGCAGCACCGAGTTCGGCACGGCGGACCAGGACCCGGGCGGCTCGGTGAGCACCGACCCGCTGTTCGCGTACAACGTCCTGAAGACGTTCCTGTCGTCCCATGTCGCTCTCGCCGAGACGGTCACCCGCCGTATCGCCGCACTGGAGGAGCGGGTGCGCAAGGCCGGGGAGAAGGGCCTGCGCCCTGACCCGGCGATCGGCCCGGAACAGGCCGCCCTGGCCCGCCTGCGCGCCCTCACCGCTTCCATGGGCGACGGCACGGCGCAGGGCGACTCCGCCAAACTGGACGCGCTGGTCGAGCAGTTGAGGGAGATCGGGGTGGGCCCGCGCAGCGACACCCGCGTCGTCGTCTTCTCCGAGCGGGTGCCCACCCTCAAGTGGCTGGCGAAGGTGGTGCCCCCACGGCTCGGCTTCCGCGCCGACAAGGCCGACAAGGGCGTGGTGAAGGCCGTACGGGTCATGCACGGCGGCCTGAGCGAGGAGGAGCAGCGGCTGTGCCGGGAGGCGTTCGGCCTCGCGGGCGATCCGGTGCGGCTGCTGTTCACCGGCGACGTCGCCTCCGAGGGCGTCAACCTGCACCGCCAGTGCCACCAGCTCATCCACTACGACATCCCGTGGTCCCTGATCCGTATCGAACAGCGCAACGGCCGTATCGACCGCTACGGGCAGCGCCACGAGCCGCAGTTCCGGGCGCTGATCCTCACCTCCTCCCAGCCTGGCGCGAAGGACGACCGGACCGTCGCCGAGAAGCTCCTCGCGCGCGAGGAGGAGGCCCACAAGCTGAACGGCACCGCCGAGGCGGAGACCGGCTACTACCGGGCCGACGAGGAGGAGCGGCGCCTGATCCGCGAGCTGGTCGAGGGCGGCACCGTCGAGGACTTCCTCGCCTCCGCGCCCGCCGCCGACGACACCGACCTCGCCGGGCTCTTCGGACAGGTCGACACCATCACCGAGGAGGAGCTGCCGCCGCGCGCGGAGGTCCCCTCGCTGTTCGGCGGTGACACGGCGGCGTTCGTGAACACCGCGTTCGCGGAGCTGTACGCGGACCGGGCGGAGGACGCCATCGGCCTCTCGTACGCCGAGGACGCGAAGCGGCGCCCCTCCTTCTCCCTCTCCCCGGACAAGGCGCCCGACCTGCTGCGCCGGCTCAAGGCGCTCCCGCCGTCCTACCTCAAGGAGCAGGGCGTCGCCGAGCGCATGATCCTCACCTTCGACCGGGAGCTGGCGCAGGACAAGCTGACGGAGGCCCGCGAGGCCACGGACTCCATGTGGCCCACGGTCTCCCACCTGAGCGACATCCACCCGGTGGTCGAGTGGCTCACCGACAAGGTCCTGGTGCAGTTCGGGCGGCAGGAGGCCCCCGTCATCACCTCGCCCCATGTCACCCACCCCACGTTCCTCATCCAGGGCATCTACTCCAACGCCCTCGGCCGCCCCACCGTCGTGCGCTGGATGGCCGTCAGCTCCGAACCCGGCGCCCCCGTCGAGCCGATGACCGACGCCCTGGCCGCGGCCCGGGTGGGTCCCGCGCTCGCCCGCACCGGCGGCCCCCGCGATCTCGCCCGCCTCCAGTCGCTGGTCCCGGCGGTGGTGGCGGCGGCACGCGACCACCTGGAGAAGTACAAGGCCGAGTGGGCGGAGCAGATCAGCGGCCCGCTCACCGAGTACCGCGACCGGCTGAAGGAGTGGCGCCAGGATTCCCTGCCCGGCGCGAGTGCCCGGCGGGAGCGGCAGATCGAGGAGACCGCCGACGAACAGGCCCACCTCCTGGAGCAGTTGAACACCACGGGCCTGCCGCTGCTGCGGGTCCTGGCGGTCCTGGACAAGCCGGCGCCCGACGGCGCGCTGCCGGAGGCACCCGGTGGCGAAGAGTGCGGAGAGGGAGAACCGACGTGA